Proteins from one Argopecten irradians isolate NY chromosome 15, Ai_NY, whole genome shotgun sequence genomic window:
- the LOC138308491 gene encoding sushi domain-containing protein 2-like, with amino-acid sequence MEWQTEDIPFIYSMEGSTVELHTVKFDSDNKPRLQYNSTVVLFIDTLQTEVSFNLETDDDVIVLSLVEPANYTDQNMRQRVWSDAIVVIPRDETESRMSCQRWKAEDSMLPFLSETQVQVCPCRFDQANIDVIRFHPDPLCQSQESSTRPDTNCLYHPRARQCFRLNTPGTIGTGQLCCYDNNGNLMDMLTSSGGGFLERFHYFGDGEAVVPYLSNIVFDTAPYYHCCVYPQSTLKSGVPSECYEFYQRRKTRNCKEFVPNILAQNFGDPHFVTPDGLTYTFNGVGEFVLFRTKSKTFETQVRMQPFIANNDKRGSLITSIVLKAINVSDTVEIKLNSIRTFDILINGVVQDITGITFIRYTGVTISVHDVNMTGDGHTKEVNIAFPDIGFQTLVFGSFLNYFVSFGPSIEQGSIEGLLGNFNNNPNDDLVSRAGDVLPSDSSTEHIHNNMGITWRVTAEESLFTYAVGTSHSSIQDTAYVPTFEVPQSAIDDTMRAICGNDTFCAYDYYVTNDMTVAIATQISGDTFQRIQEISRPVVTCGVPPAVEYGQWNTSGMEVGDTGQLLCNSGRQLQGSGYITCNTSGDWTDNQSSCVVPVVTCEIPPAVRVRTVEY; translated from the exons ATGGAATGGCAAACGGAGGATATCCCTTTTATATATAGCATGGAAGGATCCACAGTTGAGTTACACACCGTAAAG TTCGACTCGGACAACAAGCCACGCCTACAGTACAATTCAACAGTGGTGCTGTTCATTGACACTCTCCAGACAGAGGTCTCGTTTAACCTGGAGACTGACGATGACGTCATCGTTCTTAGCTTGGTAGAGCCTGCAAATTATACTGATCA GAATATGAGACAGAGAGTATGGTCGGACGCCATTGTGGTGATACCAAGAGACGAAACAGAATCTAGAATGTCCTGTCAGCGATGGAAAGCAGAAGATAGCATGCTGCCATTTTTGTCCGAAACACAGGTCCAGGTTTGTCCGTGTCGTTTTGACCAAGCCAACATCGACGTCATCCGATTCCACCCCGACCCTTTGTGCCAGTCACAGGAGAGTTCTACACGACCGGATACCAACTGTCTGTACCACCCACGGGCTAGACAGTGCTTCAGACTCAACACGCCAGG AACAATAGGGACAGGGCAGTTGTGTTGCTATGATAACAACGGAAACCTAATGGATATGTTGACGTCATCAGGTGGCGGATTTCTTGAGCGCTTTCACTACTTTGGGGATGGCGAAGCCGTAGTTCCGTATTTGTCCAATATTGTTTTTGATACAGCCCCCTACTACCATTGCTGTGTCTATCCCCAAAGTACTCTCAAGTCAGGTGTGCCAAGTGAATGTTACGAGTTTTATCAAAGACGGAAGACAAGAAACTGCAAGGAGTTTGTTCCGAATATCCTTG CACAAAACTTCGGCGATCCGCATTTTGTCACACCGGATGGCCTGACCTACACATTTAACGGAGTTGGTGAATTTGTTCTGTTCAGAACAAAATCTAAAACGTTTGAGACTCAAGTCAGAATGCAACCTTTTATTGCGAACAATG ATAAGCGAGGAAGTCTCATAACATCTATCGTCCTGAAGGCAATCAATGTATCGGATACTGTGGAGATCAAACTCAACTCCATCCGGACATTCGATATTCTAATAAACGGAGTCGTACAGGATATCACTGGAATCACGTTTAtccgttatacag GGGTTACTATATCTGTGCACGACGTTAATATGACGGGAGATGGTCACACGAAAGAAGTTAACATTGCTTTTCCGGATATTGGGTTCCAGACTCTTGTGTTTGGATCATTTCTTAACTATTTCGTTAGTTTTGGTCCAAGTATAGAGCAAG GCAGTATCGAGGGACTGTTAGGGAATTTCAACAATAACCCGAATGACGATCTTGTTTCGAGGGCTGGCGACGTTTTACCGTCAGACTCTTCCACCGAACACATACACAACAACATGggtataacat GGCGGGTAACAGCGGAGGAGTCATTGTTTACATATGCAGTAGGAACATCCCACTCGTCCATACAGGATACAGCATACGTCCCGACCTTCGAGGTTCCACAGTCGGCTATTGATGACACTATGCGGGCTATCTGTGGAAACGACACGTTCTGTGCCTATGATTACTATGTAACAAATGACATGACGGTGGCTATAGCAACTCAGATATCAGGAGACACTTTCCAAAGAATCCAGGAGATATCAAGACCGG TTGTGACGTGTGGAGTACCACCAGCAGTAGAGTACGGACAGTGGAATACTAGTGGTATGGAGGTAGGGGACACGGGCCAACTTCTGTGTAACTCTGGGAGACAACTCCAGGGATCGGGATACATCACATGTAACACATCCGGTGATTGGACGGATAACCAAAGCTCTTGTGTAGTACCAG TTGTGACGTGTGAGATACCACCAGCAGTGAGAGTACGGACAGTGGAATACTAG